CCACAGCGCTGCAACCAGCGCAGCAGCATGATCTGCACCAGGCTGCCGGCATGCAGGCTCGGCGCCGTGCAGTCGAAGCCGATGTAGGCACTGATCACCCGTTCGCCCGGTTTGGCGAGGGCGTCGTCCAGCGCTGCCGGATCGCTCAGCTGGTGGATCAGGCCGCGGGCGTCCAGGGCCTGTAGAAATTCGGACCGGTACTGACTCACGGGAACAGCTCCGCCAGGAAGGACTGGACCGCGATCCAGGAGCGGCGCTCGGCGTCTTCGCTGTAGGCGATACCAGCGCCCGGATCGTTGGCGCCGGGTTTGCTGAAGCTGTGCAGCGTGTGCCCGTAGGCGTGGATCTGCCAATCCGCCTTCGCCTGGGTCAGTTCGCCGGCCAGCCCGACCATGGCTTCCGGTGGTGCCATGGGGTCGTCGTAGCCGTGGAGCACCAGGACCTTGGCGGTGATCTGCGGCGGTAACCCGTACTGCTCCGGGGGGTGAAACAGGCCGTGGAGACTGACCACGCCGGCCACGTCGGTGCCAGAGCGCGCGAGATCGAGCACGCACAAGCCCCCGAAGCAGTAGCCGATTGCCGCGACGCGGGTGCCGTCCACCTCTGCCTGCTCACGGGCGGCCGCCAGCGCCGCCTGCAAACGCGCTTGCAGCCGCTGTCGGTTGTCGAGCAGGGGTTGCATCAGGGCGGTGTTCTCGTCCGCGTTGCTGCCGCGTACACCCTTGCCGTAGACATCGATTGCGATGCCCACGTAGCCCAAGGCAGCGATGGCTTGGGCGCGCTCCTCCTCGAAGTCACTGCGCCCGC
The nucleotide sequence above comes from Pseudomonadota bacterium. Encoded proteins:
- a CDS encoding dienelactone hydrolase family protein is translated as MARSPRHFDYQHDGLTMDALLVAPDGVEQSRPAVLIAHAWGGRSDFEEERAQAIAALGYVGIAIDVYGKGVRGSNADENTALMQPLLDNRQRLQARLQAALAAAREQAEVDGTRVAAIGYCFGGLCVLDLARSGTDVAGVVSLHGLFHPPEQYGLPPQITAKVLVLHGYDDPMAPPEAMVGLAGELTQAKADWQIHAYGHTLHSFSKPGANDPGAGIAYSEDAERRSWIAVQSFLAELFP